The following are encoded together in the Terriglobia bacterium genome:
- a CDS encoding radical SAM protein: MAEVISRECCFRTDNLPFSKAVWEVTFACPLKCPYCFQERTGHRNDISRADMHSVREGALRFLQFMQPRSVLLSGGEPLTLGEDLFKLIESIKEMGADFSVSTTGFPQEVFLRMLEFGPGGINISIDPAGMEGNQYEYRKTKFETLLATLQAISSKRIPIKGTSLITKENLQNVPAYVDMLRTLAAKAPTLRTLFITNPYHIGYARPDLSVKPSDVEEFVGQVRSLATSSIDLRFINFSSIALPLQDCPAAASIFSIVPNGDVVGCPFLYQRSSSFAVGNVAENPADVIRRSLERFRGFLTQNMHQLICSTPECVECPAKQECHGGCFAESFAMKETSIPALLCKRTAQNAQGRDEKLLSLPLQVRRKLMAGRPKASFERSSLDPELEVRMASHVREYMKHSFSDIAHRFDHVEAVVQLAKTIATQEKANKRIVVPAAYFHDFAPRQHEAFHFHTDESADAAATFLNENGFDADEITAIVHCIVASEFSSYLLGIEPRTIEARVVRDADFLESMGARGIARAFAFAGKHCAELGDVDYDPYSPPFTHHNIMAPDTTPIQHFAAKLLLLNRLLLTASGKGMGRRRHKLMLDFLLQYKNEMKGVS, encoded by the coding sequence ATGGCAGAAGTGATTTCCAGGGAATGTTGTTTTCGCACAGACAATCTCCCTTTTTCTAAAGCTGTTTGGGAAGTCACGTTCGCGTGTCCGCTTAAATGTCCCTATTGTTTCCAGGAACGTACCGGCCATAGAAATGATATTTCGCGAGCAGATATGCACTCGGTCCGAGAAGGTGCCTTACGATTCCTTCAGTTCATGCAGCCGAGGAGTGTGCTTTTATCTGGTGGAGAGCCACTAACGCTGGGCGAAGATCTTTTCAAGCTAATTGAATCCATCAAAGAAATGGGCGCTGACTTTTCCGTGTCCACGACAGGGTTTCCTCAAGAGGTATTTCTGAGAATGCTCGAATTCGGGCCCGGCGGGATCAACATTAGCATCGACCCTGCAGGCATGGAGGGGAACCAGTACGAGTATCGCAAGACCAAGTTTGAGACACTCCTTGCCACTCTACAGGCAATATCCTCGAAAAGAATTCCCATCAAGGGTACTTCTCTCATCACAAAAGAAAACCTCCAAAACGTGCCCGCCTATGTGGATATGCTTCGCACCTTGGCGGCCAAGGCACCAACACTGCGGACCCTCTTCATTACAAACCCATATCACATTGGATACGCGCGCCCTGATCTTTCTGTAAAACCCAGCGATGTTGAGGAGTTCGTTGGCCAAGTTCGTTCACTTGCGACTTCGTCAATTGATCTCCGCTTCATTAATTTCTCGTCAATTGCTTTGCCCCTGCAGGACTGTCCTGCTGCAGCAAGCATCTTCTCAATAGTTCCGAACGGAGATGTTGTTGGATGCCCGTTTCTGTACCAGCGGAGTTCAAGCTTCGCTGTTGGCAATGTTGCCGAGAATCCAGCGGATGTCATCAGACGCAGTTTAGAGCGGTTCCGAGGTTTTCTCACGCAGAACATGCATCAACTGATTTGCTCCACGCCCGAGTGTGTGGAGTGCCCCGCCAAGCAGGAGTGCCATGGTGGATGTTTCGCAGAATCGTTCGCGATGAAAGAGACTTCGATACCGGCGCTATTGTGCAAGAGAACTGCTCAGAACGCCCAAGGACGCGACGAGAAACTTCTCTCGCTTCCCTTACAGGTGCGAAGGAAACTAATGGCTGGAAGACCAAAGGCAAGTTTCGAGCGGAGCAGCCTTGATCCCGAGCTAGAGGTCCGAATGGCCAGCCATGTTCGCGAATATATGAAGCACAGTTTCTCAGACATCGCACACCGTTTCGACCACGTCGAGGCTGTTGTCCAATTGGCGAAAACAATCGCGACACAGGAGAAGGCAAACAAGAGGATTGTCGTCCCTGCTGCATATTTTCACGATTTTGCACCACGGCAGCACGAGGCATTTCATTTCCACACGGACGAATCAGCGGATGCAGCCGCTACATTCCTTAACGAGAATGGGTTTGACGCTGACGAAATCACTGCAATCGTGCACTGCATTGTAGCGTCTGAGTTCAGTTCTTACCTGTTGGGAATCGAACCTAGGACCATAGAAGCAAGAGTTGTACGCGATGCAGACTTCTTGGAGTCAATGGGAGCAAGGGGAATAGCACGGGCATTTGCCTTCGCCGGCAAACATTGCGCCGAACTGGGAGATGTTGATTACGATCCTTACTCTCCAC